Proteins encoded together in one Polaribacter reichenbachii window:
- a CDS encoding glycoside hydrolase 43 family protein, with translation MKLIDKSIIKKALYLIIITIQSTFAQQYVSQVWQSDNEDGTFTNPVLYADYSDPDVIRVGDDFYMTASSFNCTPGLPILHSKDLVNWEIVNYALEKQIPEEVFNIPQHSKGVWAPSLRYHNNEFYIYWGDPDFGVYMVKTHDVYGKWSKPILVLEGKGIIDPCPLWDGENTYLVHAWAGSRAGINSVLTMRTMNKEGTQVLDEGKNVFDGHKNHHTVEGPKLYKKDDYYYILAPAGGVETGWQLALRSKNIYGPYQEKIVLEQGSTTINGPHQGAWVTSSDKESWFVHFQDQGVYGRVLWVTPILWENNWPEMGKDIDGNGIGEPIITHRKPVQGMPLSSPKESDDFNNGKPDLQWQWYANSSVKWSAQIPGTDYLRLFAMSKKELPNLWDMPSLLLQKVPAPNFKTTTKVTLNTEWNTPGKTAGLIMMGQSYAYVGIAYHDEKYWVQHIICNNAIDGNAEKIIEEKELKSNTVFLRMEVSAPNASCIFYYSEDGKRFKEIGTGFIAEKDLWISAKMGIFSVSEDKVRMGGYADFDWFKVEK, from the coding sequence ATGAAATTAATAGATAAATCAATCATTAAGAAAGCTCTTTATTTAATAATAATAACGATACAGTCAACTTTTGCACAGCAATATGTATCTCAAGTTTGGCAGTCAGATAATGAAGATGGAACATTTACAAATCCAGTTTTATATGCAGACTATTCAGATCCTGATGTTATTCGCGTAGGTGATGATTTTTATATGACAGCCAGTAGTTTTAATTGCACTCCTGGTTTACCAATATTACATTCTAAAGATTTGGTGAATTGGGAAATCGTTAATTACGCATTAGAAAAGCAAATTCCTGAGGAAGTATTCAATATTCCTCAACACAGTAAAGGGGTTTGGGCTCCTTCTCTGCGCTATCATAACAATGAATTTTACATTTATTGGGGGGATCCAGATTTTGGAGTTTATATGGTTAAAACTCATGATGTTTATGGAAAATGGTCTAAACCGATACTAGTTTTAGAAGGGAAAGGAATTATAGATCCTTGTCCACTTTGGGATGGAGAAAACACCTATTTGGTTCATGCTTGGGCAGGAAGTCGTGCAGGAATTAATAGTGTTTTAACTATGCGAACTATGAATAAAGAAGGAACACAAGTTTTAGATGAAGGAAAAAATGTATTTGATGGACATAAAAATCATCATACAGTAGAAGGACCAAAATTGTATAAAAAAGATGACTATTACTACATTTTAGCACCTGCTGGTGGTGTAGAAACTGGATGGCAATTGGCTTTACGGTCTAAAAATATATATGGCCCATATCAAGAAAAAATTGTTCTAGAGCAAGGGAGTACAACTATTAATGGACCGCATCAAGGTGCTTGGGTAACTTCATCTGATAAAGAATCTTGGTTTGTACATTTTCAAGATCAGGGAGTTTATGGTAGGGTACTTTGGGTAACTCCAATATTATGGGAAAATAATTGGCCAGAAATGGGGAAAGATATAGACGGAAATGGAATAGGAGAGCCTATCATTACACATAGAAAACCAGTACAAGGAATGCCTTTGTCTTCACCCAAAGAAAGTGATGATTTTAATAATGGAAAACCAGATCTGCAGTGGCAATGGTATGCAAATTCATCTGTTAAATGGAGTGCTCAAATTCCGGGAACTGATTATTTAAGATTGTTTGCTATGAGTAAAAAGGAATTACCTAATTTATGGGATATGCCTAGTTTACTTTTACAAAAAGTACCCGCTCCAAATTTTAAAACAACAACAAAGGTTACCTTAAATACTGAATGGAATACTCCCGGTAAAACAGCTGGGTTAATTATGATGGGGCAGTCATATGCATATGTTGGAATAGCATATCATGATGAAAAATATTGGGTGCAACACATAATTTGTAACAATGCTATTGATGGAAACGCTGAAAAGATCATTGAAGAAAAAGAATTAAAGTCAAATACGGTGTTTTTAAGAATGGAAGTTTCTGCTCCAAATGCAAGTTGTATATTTTATTATAGTGAAGATGGAAAACGTTTTAAAGAAATCGGAACAGGTTTTATTGCCGAAAAAGATTTGTGGATTAGTGCAAAAATGGGCATATTTTCTGTAAGTGAAGATAAAGTAAGAATGGGTGGTTATGCCGATTTTGATTGGTTTAAAGTAGAAAAATAA
- a CDS encoding DUF4861 family protein: MRKSLTLLNFIVVFAIFSSCKNNTEKKELTIKVSNSLDFSRKEVVAVGTENLFELLKNTEKEHIKIKKQGTEDFLLTQWIDNNLDGIMDELLFQAETPANASVNYVVVIDSINTVKETKAVTFSRLVPERTDDYTWENDKVAFRTYGPEAQRRIEENEYGGTLSSGIDLWLKKVDYSIIDKWYAKNVETEGYYHIDHGEGYDPYHVGKSRGTGGIGIWENDSLYVSKNFKTCKTIAIGPLRTVFELDYAPWSDYNVKESKRISLDLGSNFSKFDIKLVSKKQVPNYTIGITKHDGKGEVKLNKAKGLFRYWEPIDDAFVGEGIVIDEKLVKVSINYDAKTPDQSQVLIVTHPKGNKLSYYAGFAWTKSGQVVSKVDWDDILERQRLIVKNPLILSIEK; this comes from the coding sequence ATGAGAAAATCATTAACACTCTTAAATTTTATAGTTGTGTTCGCAATTTTTTCAAGTTGTAAAAACAATACAGAAAAAAAAGAATTGACAATAAAGGTATCCAATAGTTTGGATTTTTCGCGTAAAGAAGTTGTAGCCGTTGGTACTGAAAATCTTTTTGAGTTATTAAAAAATACTGAAAAAGAACATATCAAAATAAAAAAACAAGGTACAGAAGATTTTCTTCTTACCCAGTGGATAGATAACAACCTAGATGGAATAATGGATGAATTACTTTTTCAGGCAGAAACTCCAGCAAATGCTTCAGTAAATTATGTTGTAGTAATCGATAGTATCAATACTGTTAAAGAAACAAAAGCAGTTACTTTTTCTAGATTGGTTCCAGAAAGAACAGATGATTATACTTGGGAAAATGACAAAGTTGCTTTTAGAACCTATGGACCTGAAGCACAGCGTAGAATTGAAGAAAACGAATATGGAGGAACCTTGTCTAGTGGAATAGATCTTTGGTTAAAAAAAGTAGACTATTCTATTATTGACAAATGGTATGCTAAAAATGTAGAAACCGAAGGATATTATCATATAGATCATGGTGAAGGGTATGATCCTTATCACGTTGGAAAAAGTAGAGGAACTGGAGGTATTGGTATTTGGGAGAATGATAGTTTATATGTTTCTAAAAACTTTAAGACCTGTAAAACTATTGCAATAGGACCTTTAAGAACAGTTTTTGAATTGGATTATGCACCATGGAGTGACTACAATGTAAAAGAAAGCAAAAGAATATCCTTAGACTTAGGAAGTAATTTTTCAAAATTCGATATCAAACTAGTTTCTAAAAAACAAGTTCCTAATTATACCATTGGAATTACAAAACACGATGGAAAAGGAGAGGTTAAATTAAATAAAGCAAAAGGTTTGTTTAGGTATTGGGAGCCAATTGATGATGCTTTTGTAGGTGAAGGAATTGTAATTGATGAAAAGTTAGTAAAAGTATCAATAAATTATGATGCTAAAACACCAGACCAAAGTCAAGTATTAATAGTTACTCATCCAAAAGGAAATAAGCTCAGTTATTATGCAGGTTTTGCTTGGACAAAAAGTGGACAAGTGGTTAGTAAAGTGGATTGGGATGACATCTTAGAGAGACAACGTTTAATTGTTAAAAATCCATTGATATTATCAATAGAAAAATAA
- a CDS encoding heparinase II/III family protein, producing MRNFVINIILLFVLIFNINAQTFPIPQSVGKNHPRVLTRNTTKEDLNSLIKNKDWAQKIVSKTENRLKPILKNIKKDKDWLRSRLQMYWNAKSTQVYINGGVFDHAKGNAPEPTVKYPGTRNHTTDYIRPKLEDIKPFMDDLRGLYLQHKSRKESWEWTSISKTGKIVESINREILSIAKDAAFLYWYTGKEEYADVAYGVLNTYLTGIYYREIPIDISHGHHQTLVGYSSFEVIQEHILGDISICYDFLHNYIKNKHSEKINLFDATLQKWADLIIQNGVSFNNWNLLQAAHISNIALVLEDNDEYENGKGGPYYLDQIMNQTSTRQWSMKKLMDYGYDNKTGIWNESPGYSMNVLNDFIHFAEFYDRNFNIDLIKEIPVLKQAVKSAAEYLSPNKFMVAFGDGHYKHLRSEPIKYLIENARKYNKVDDEIYFTKMYKTIYNDDTNEEFIGKKLADLFSHEAFLFKEDVKATKLTDFTSPLFYAPNTSWLVQRQGEEEKDALMISQIGSLGNHMHSNGIAMELYGKGFPLAPEMGHGSSYFSIEYAEYYTQFPAHNTVIVNGKSKYPEMKSNHAFKVLGMYPKSQKKQGNLEGYTFSDVEFLEPETNSNQRRVMGIIKNDIGGFYVDIFRSKQKENKDDKHEYFYHNLGQQLNLSNTNNQPLALKPTSSLAFGDGDLMAYDYMWNKESIKTNEDFKGQFSLKMEDRTVNMNLWFKGEDDREVFSVMSPKSTAFRHGPLPKEFNNNPIPTLVVKQNGEAWNRPFVSIYEPAENGNTEIKSVNYFGAEESVGIHIVEKSGKESFVFSNTKNDDVLAKNQFSVTGTYGVITTKNNDFTLFLGKGKSISNSKYILEVMGQPASASLKKEKNQWFLGTDGATDLKIKVNHKIKKARLIDASGKEYVGKYNRKSKSVIFHLPFISFQAIKMELN from the coding sequence ATGAGAAATTTTGTTATTAATATTATTTTATTGTTTGTTTTGATATTTAATATCAATGCGCAAACATTTCCAATACCACAATCTGTAGGTAAAAATCACCCAAGAGTATTAACAAGAAATACAACAAAAGAAGACTTAAATTCTTTGATAAAAAATAAAGATTGGGCACAAAAAATAGTTTCAAAAACAGAGAATAGATTAAAACCTATCTTAAAAAACATCAAGAAAGATAAAGACTGGCTTCGTTCTCGATTACAAATGTATTGGAATGCAAAATCTACACAAGTTTATATTAATGGAGGTGTTTTTGATCATGCAAAAGGTAATGCGCCAGAACCAACAGTTAAATATCCTGGTACAAGAAACCATACAACAGACTATATTAGACCAAAATTAGAAGATATAAAGCCATTTATGGACGATCTTAGAGGTTTATATTTACAGCATAAAAGCAGAAAAGAATCTTGGGAATGGACAAGCATTTCTAAAACAGGAAAAATTGTTGAATCTATAAATCGAGAAATATTAAGCATTGCCAAAGACGCCGCTTTTTTATATTGGTATACAGGTAAAGAAGAGTATGCAGATGTCGCTTATGGCGTTTTAAATACATATTTAACAGGTATTTATTATAGAGAAATCCCTATTGATATTAGTCACGGACATCATCAAACTTTAGTAGGTTATTCATCCTTCGAAGTTATACAAGAACATATTCTAGGAGACATAAGTATTTGTTACGATTTTTTACATAATTATATTAAAAATAAGCACTCAGAAAAAATTAATTTATTTGATGCTACACTACAAAAATGGGCAGATTTAATTATTCAAAATGGCGTAAGTTTTAATAACTGGAATTTGCTACAAGCAGCTCATATATCTAACATAGCTTTAGTTTTAGAAGATAATGACGAATATGAAAACGGAAAAGGTGGTCCTTATTATTTAGATCAAATTATGAACCAAACATCAACCAGACAATGGTCTATGAAAAAATTGATGGATTATGGTTATGATAATAAAACAGGAATTTGGAATGAGAGCCCAGGATACTCTATGAATGTCTTGAACGACTTTATTCATTTTGCAGAATTTTATGACCGTAATTTTAATATCGATTTGATAAAAGAAATTCCGGTTTTAAAACAAGCTGTAAAATCGGCTGCAGAATATTTATCCCCCAATAAATTTATGGTAGCTTTTGGCGATGGACATTATAAACATTTAAGATCAGAGCCAATTAAATATTTAATAGAGAATGCTAGAAAATATAATAAAGTAGATGACGAAATTTACTTTACAAAAATGTACAAAACCATTTATAATGATGATACCAATGAAGAGTTTATTGGAAAAAAGCTAGCAGATTTATTTTCACATGAAGCATTCCTGTTCAAAGAAGATGTTAAAGCAACAAAATTAACAGATTTTACTTCTCCTTTATTTTATGCTCCTAATACTAGTTGGTTAGTACAACGTCAGGGAGAGGAGGAAAAAGATGCTTTAATGATTAGTCAGATAGGGTCTTTGGGAAATCACATGCATTCTAATGGTATTGCAATGGAATTATATGGGAAGGGATTTCCATTGGCTCCAGAAATGGGACATGGTTCTAGTTATTTTTCTATAGAATATGCCGAATATTACACACAGTTTCCTGCACACAATACCGTAATTGTTAATGGAAAATCAAAATATCCTGAAATGAAAAGCAATCATGCTTTTAAGGTTTTAGGAATGTATCCAAAAAGTCAAAAAAAGCAAGGGAATTTAGAGGGGTATACTTTTTCTGATGTTGAATTTTTAGAACCAGAAACAAATAGTAATCAACGTAGAGTTATGGGGATTATTAAAAATGATATTGGTGGTTTTTATGTAGATATTTTTAGATCTAAACAAAAAGAAAATAAGGACGATAAACATGAGTATTTTTATCATAATTTAGGTCAACAATTAAATTTATCCAACACAAATAATCAGCCTTTAGCATTAAAACCAACCTCTTCTTTAGCTTTTGGAGATGGAGATTTAATGGCCTATGATTATATGTGGAACAAGGAGTCCATCAAAACCAATGAAGATTTTAAAGGACAATTTTCTTTAAAAATGGAAGATCGTACTGTAAATATGAATTTATGGTTTAAAGGAGAAGATGATAGAGAAGTGTTTTCTGTAATGTCTCCAAAATCAACAGCATTTCGTCATGGCCCACTTCCTAAAGAATTTAACAACAATCCAATTCCTACCTTGGTTGTAAAACAAAATGGAGAAGCGTGGAACAGACCTTTTGTGTCCATTTACGAACCTGCTGAAAATGGCAATACTGAAATTAAATCAGTAAATTATTTTGGAGCAGAAGAAAGTGTTGGTATTCATATTGTAGAAAAATCAGGTAAAGAAAGTTTTGTGTTTTCAAATACAAAGAATGATGATGTATTAGCTAAGAATCAGTTTTCTGTAACAGGAACTTATGGGGTGATTACTACAAAGAATAATGATTTTACTTTGTTTTTAGGAAAAGGAAAATCAATTTCTAATTCAAAATATATTTTAGAGGTGATGGGGCAACCAGCATCTGCTTCTTTAAAAAAGGAAAAGAATCAGTGGTTTTTAGGAACAGATGGGGCTACGGATTTAAAAATAAAAGTAAATCATAAAATTAAAAAAGCAAGATTGATTGATGCCTCAGGTAAAGAATATGTGGGTAAGTACAATAGAAAATCTAAAAGTGTAATTTTTCATCTTCCATTTATTTCTTTTCAAGCGATTAAAATGGAGTTAAACTAA
- a CDS encoding glycoside hydrolase family 97 protein, producing the protein MFRTFLILIFLSTTITLKANEVSTNYKDNVISSEKISSPNGKLSFHFYQKKISKTTSQMYYNVFYNNQEVVLESELGVLIQNNLFESALAIENDPSKFWCENLTLLSVDNKSENSTWKPIYGERNIVKNNYNEIILHFNKYGEKAHIEKGENGTHYNKRRSYNMDVIVRVYDEGVAFRYHFPETSNGLFLHIEGEQTSYALPKNTMAYYERWAQGPYSYLPLKNWPGESERPLTLDLENGLHVSLLEAEMIDYSRGKFKLSKAKPNTINLSMYDKVDIITPYSTPWRVIMVAEKASELLENNDIILNLNQPNQIKNTSWIKPGKVIRSNLTTKEAKECVDFAAERNLQYVHLDAGWYGPEMKVSSDATTVSKDKDIKMQELVNYAAKKEIGIFLYINQRALTNNLDEVFTQCSNWGIKGIKFGFVQIGSSKWSTWMHNAVKKAAEYQLMIDVHDEYRPTGFSRTYPNLMTQEGIRGNEEMPDATHNTILPFTRFLAGAGDYTICYYNNRIKTTHAHQLALSVVMYSPIQFMYWYDKPSAYQGEPEIAFFDAVPTVWDDTKVLQGTPGKYIVTARKSKEDWFIGAITNTDAREINISLSFLDKNSNYEAIIYNDDDTVNTRTKVGVNKAKVKNSTVLPIKMKASGGSAIHIKKII; encoded by the coding sequence ATGTTCAGAACTTTTTTAATACTTATTTTTTTATCAACTACAATAACTTTAAAAGCAAATGAAGTTTCAACTAATTATAAAGATAACGTAATTTCATCAGAAAAAATCTCATCACCAAATGGTAAATTAAGTTTTCATTTTTATCAAAAGAAAATTAGTAAAACAACTTCTCAAATGTATTATAATGTTTTTTATAACAACCAAGAAGTAGTTTTAGAATCAGAGTTAGGTGTTTTAATTCAGAATAATTTATTTGAATCTGCATTAGCTATAGAAAATGACCCAAGTAAATTTTGGTGCGAAAATTTAACGTTATTATCTGTTGATAATAAATCAGAAAATTCTACTTGGAAGCCTATTTATGGAGAAAGAAACATTGTTAAAAACAACTATAATGAAATTATACTACATTTTAATAAATATGGAGAAAAAGCGCATATAGAAAAAGGAGAAAACGGAACACATTACAATAAAAGACGTAGTTATAATATGGATGTAATTGTACGTGTTTATGATGAAGGAGTTGCTTTTCGTTATCATTTTCCAGAAACTTCAAATGGTTTGTTTTTACATATAGAAGGAGAACAAACTAGTTACGCTTTACCTAAAAACACAATGGCTTATTATGAAAGATGGGCACAAGGACCTTATAGCTATTTACCATTAAAAAACTGGCCAGGAGAATCAGAGCGTCCTTTGACTTTAGATTTAGAAAACGGACTTCATGTATCACTTTTAGAGGCAGAAATGATTGATTATAGTAGAGGTAAGTTTAAGTTAAGTAAAGCAAAGCCTAATACTATCAATTTATCAATGTACGACAAAGTAGATATAATTACTCCCTACTCTACTCCATGGCGTGTAATTATGGTGGCAGAAAAAGCAAGTGAATTATTAGAGAACAACGATATTATTTTAAACTTAAATCAGCCTAATCAAATAAAAAACACTTCTTGGATAAAGCCTGGAAAAGTAATAAGGTCTAATTTAACCACAAAAGAAGCAAAAGAGTGTGTAGATTTTGCAGCAGAACGTAATTTACAATATGTGCATTTAGATGCTGGTTGGTATGGTCCAGAAATGAAAGTAAGTTCAGATGCTACTACAGTTTCTAAAGACAAAGATATTAAAATGCAAGAGCTGGTTAATTATGCAGCTAAAAAAGAAATTGGCATTTTTCTTTACATTAATCAAAGAGCTTTAACCAATAACTTAGATGAAGTTTTTACACAGTGTAGCAATTGGGGTATAAAAGGTATTAAGTTTGGTTTTGTACAAATAGGTTCTAGTAAATGGTCTACTTGGATGCATAATGCAGTCAAAAAAGCAGCGGAATACCAATTAATGATAGATGTTCATGACGAATATCGTCCAACAGGATTTAGTAGAACATACCCAAATTTAATGACACAAGAAGGGATTCGTGGTAATGAAGAAATGCCAGATGCAACTCATAATACCATTTTGCCTTTTACACGTTTTTTAGCTGGGGCAGGAGATTATACCATTTGTTATTATAATAATAGAATTAAAACGACACATGCACATCAACTAGCACTATCTGTAGTGATGTATAGTCCAATTCAGTTTATGTATTGGTACGATAAACCAAGTGCTTATCAAGGGGAGCCAGAAATTGCTTTTTTTGATGCAGTACCAACAGTTTGGGATGATACTAAAGTTTTACAAGGTACACCAGGTAAATATATTGTTACAGCAAGAAAATCAAAGGAAGATTGGTTTATTGGTGCAATTACGAATACAGATGCCAGAGAAATTAATATTTCATTAAGCTTTTTAGATAAAAATTCTAATTATGAAGCAATTATTTATAATGATGATGATACTGTAAATACAAGAACAAAAGTTGGTGTAAATAAAGCTAAGGTTAAAAATTCAACTGTTTTGCCAATAAAAATGAAAGCTTCAGGAGGAAGCGCAATACACATTAAAAAAATAATTTAA
- a CDS encoding glycosyl hydrolase family 28 protein, with the protein MKKFIGVIIALICFQISAQENLVIYEVPGGYKYSAHNDDFTVLVREPKGTWKDLFEYNVEVDLDTKSKASMVHFDFDKKVEVKVRKNNGNINNVEIRPKSSGVKSNVNGNEITFVLDKPMNLSVEINGDKLHNLHVFANPMEKHRPDPEDPNVIYFGPGVHQPKDQPGDVYHIPSGKTVYVHGGAIIKAKFLVDKAKDVKIIGRGIVMQPERGVEVRYSKNLTIDGLIFINPKHYTIYGGETKGLTIKNIKSFSSNGWSDGIDLMSCSDVEINNVFMRNSDDCIAIYAHRWNFYGNAENYNIKNSILWADIAHPTNIGLHGNAEHVGDTIQNITFSNIDILEHDEDDRNYQGCLAISGSDKNLIKNIRYEDIRIDNIQEGQLFNFRVFFNEKYSAAPGRGIEGLVLKNISYTGALPNPSLIQGYSADKQIKDVTIQNLKINGQVISAQDPTFFTIGKFTNDINIKK; encoded by the coding sequence ATGAAAAAATTCATAGGAGTTATTATTGCATTGATTTGCTTTCAAATTTCGGCTCAAGAAAATCTTGTGATTTATGAAGTTCCTGGAGGATATAAATATTCAGCACATAATGATGATTTTACGGTTTTGGTAAGAGAGCCAAAGGGAACATGGAAAGATCTTTTTGAGTATAATGTTGAGGTTGATTTGGATACCAAATCAAAAGCATCAATGGTTCATTTTGATTTTGATAAAAAAGTAGAAGTAAAGGTTAGAAAGAATAATGGAAATATTAACAATGTTGAGATTAGACCAAAATCATCTGGAGTAAAATCAAATGTAAATGGAAACGAAATCACTTTTGTATTAGATAAACCGATGAATCTTTCTGTTGAAATTAATGGAGACAAACTCCATAATTTACATGTTTTTGCAAATCCTATGGAGAAACATAGACCAGATCCTGAAGATCCTAATGTTATTTATTTTGGCCCTGGAGTACATCAACCTAAAGATCAACCAGGAGATGTATATCATATTCCATCAGGAAAAACCGTTTATGTGCATGGTGGAGCTATTATCAAAGCTAAATTTTTAGTAGATAAAGCTAAAGATGTAAAAATTATAGGTAGAGGAATTGTAATGCAGCCAGAAAGAGGGGTTGAGGTTAGATATTCTAAAAACCTAACCATAGATGGTTTAATTTTTATCAATCCAAAACATTATACCATATATGGTGGTGAAACAAAAGGATTAACCATAAAAAACATCAAATCTTTTAGTAGCAATGGATGGAGTGATGGAATTGATTTAATGTCTTGTTCTGATGTAGAAATAAATAATGTATTTATGAGAAATTCAGATGATTGCATTGCTATTTATGCTCATCGTTGGAATTTTTACGGAAATGCAGAAAACTACAATATTAAGAATTCTATTCTTTGGGCAGATATTGCACATCCTACAAATATTGGTTTACATGGAAATGCTGAGCATGTTGGAGATACCATTCAAAATATTACTTTTTCAAATATAGATATTTTAGAACATGATGAAGATGATCGCAACTATCAAGGTTGTTTGGCTATTAGTGGTAGTGATAAAAATTTAATCAAGAATATCCGTTATGAAGATATTAGAATAGACAATATACAAGAAGGACAGTTGTTTAATTTTAGAGTGTTTTTTAATGAAAAATATAGTGCTGCTCCAGGTAGAGGTATAGAAGGTTTGGTACTTAAAAACATTAGTTATACTGGAGCGCTTCCCAATCCATCCTTAATTCAAGGATATAGTGCAGACAAGCAAATTAAAGATGTCACGATTCAGAACTTAAAAATTAATGGTCAAGTGATTTCAGCACAAGATCCTACTTTTTTTACCATAGGAAAATTTACAAATGATATAAATATTAAAAAATGA